A genomic window from Candidatus Pelagisphaera phototrophica includes:
- a CDS encoding NADH-quinone oxidoreductase subunit N yields MSTEIFQKIAETNTWSWITPELAMGMLALSLLVLELILPKVAHGAIPRIAILGQLVILGYVVTGTCAGTFPAGEAFGGMLYFDGTGQLFRVFFLGASILVSYLGMVSLDKRTLPQVEYFHILLVITAALMLLAQANHFVMLFVALETATVGFYILVSYFRHTTVSLEAGLKYLIMGALSSTILLFGIVLLYGAGSNPALAGSSQDSLNFGNLAGFLAANPDDTLGLIGMILVISGVAFKIGAFPFQIWIPDVYQGAPLPTTALLAVSSKAAGFAMLLSLSKVFSALGDWFYPLLSALAILTILFGNFAALTQRNLKRVIGLSGVSHAGFLLIGVIAARTVDWASTAILFYLFAYLLASAAVFSVLVHLNKDDDSDLTLDDLGDLAKKNGFLGLALAVGVGSLAGIPPLAGFIGKLLIFIAAFKAELYGLLGVAIVGVVVSIYYYFGILKSAFFDVWQFQADEKEAPTAIPGSTLGFLGKLAIVIAIAGTLLLGFYQSPFSSWLLG; encoded by the coding sequence ATGTCCACAGAAATATTTCAGAAAATAGCCGAAACGAATACCTGGAGCTGGATTACGCCTGAGTTAGCAATGGGTATGCTGGCGTTAAGCTTGCTTGTTTTGGAATTGATTCTTCCCAAAGTCGCCCATGGAGCTATTCCTAGAATTGCGATTCTTGGGCAGCTCGTGATTCTTGGATACGTGGTCACTGGTACCTGCGCAGGTACGTTCCCGGCTGGGGAAGCGTTCGGTGGAATGCTCTACTTCGATGGGACGGGTCAGCTGTTCCGAGTATTCTTCCTAGGAGCGTCAATTTTGGTAAGCTATCTAGGAATGGTGAGCTTGGATAAGCGGACTTTGCCGCAAGTGGAGTACTTTCATATCCTGCTCGTGATCACAGCAGCATTGATGCTCTTGGCCCAAGCGAATCACTTTGTAATGCTCTTTGTAGCACTGGAAACGGCAACGGTGGGATTCTATATTTTGGTGAGCTACTTTCGACACACGACCGTTTCCCTCGAGGCTGGTTTGAAGTACCTTATCATGGGAGCCCTCAGTTCGACGATTCTCCTTTTTGGAATCGTTTTATTATACGGTGCCGGAAGCAATCCAGCCTTGGCCGGAAGCAGCCAGGATTCTTTGAATTTTGGGAATCTGGCTGGTTTTCTAGCAGCTAATCCCGACGACACTTTGGGATTGATCGGAATGATTTTAGTGATTTCCGGAGTTGCTTTTAAAATTGGTGCGTTTCCTTTCCAAATTTGGATCCCGGACGTTTACCAGGGCGCTCCGCTACCGACTACGGCTCTACTTGCCGTATCTTCGAAAGCGGCGGGTTTTGCGATGCTCTTAAGTTTATCGAAAGTTTTTTCCGCTCTAGGAGACTGGTTCTATCCTCTTTTGTCTGCCCTCGCGATTTTGACGATCCTGTTCGGAAATTTTGCTGCCCTTACCCAAAGGAACCTGAAGCGTGTCATTGGCTTATCAGGAGTTTCCCACGCTGGGTTTCTCTTGATAGGTGTGATCGCGGCTCGAACAGTTGATTGGGCGTCGACCGCAATACTTTTTTACCTATTCGCCTATTTACTCGCGTCGGCTGCGGTTTTCTCGGTTTTAGTTCACTTAAATAAGGATGATGATTCAGATCTGACGCTGGACGACTTGGGTGATTTGGCGAAGAAAAACGGATTTTTAGGTCTAGCCCTTGCAGTAGGTGTGGGATCTCTAGCAGGAATCCCTCCCTTGGCTGGTTTCATCGGTAAGCTTCTGATCTTTATCGCGGCATTTAAGGCAGAGCTCTACGGATTACTGGGAGTTGCTATCGTCGGAGTGGTGGTTTCGATTTATTACTACTTTGGAATCCTAAAGAGTGCGTTCTTCGATGTGTGGCAGTTTCAAGCGGACGAAAAGGAAGCCCCAACCGCAATTCCAGGAAGCACCCTTGGATTTCTAGGAAAGCTGGCGATAGTAATCGCAATAGCTGGGACCCTATTGCTCGGATTCTACCAGTCTCCGTTCAGCAGCTGGCTCTTAGGATAG
- a CDS encoding bifunctional hydroxymethylpyrimidine kinase/phosphomethylpyrimidine kinase, with amino-acid sequence MESKASSQSAAVALKIAGSDSGANAGIQADLKAFSANGAFSAAVITRVTTQNSGGVASIHPALPESISKTLNYTRNAIVYSTTINGQPFINHFP; translated from the coding sequence ATGGAATCAAAGGCATCTTCTCAATCGGCCGCGGTTGCCCTAAAAATAGCAGGGTCGGATTCTGGTGCCAATGCCGGTATTCAAGCCGACCTTAAAGCCTTTTCCGCGAATGGAGCCTTCAGTGCTGCAGTAATAACACGTGTCACCACTCAAAATTCAGGCGGTGTTGCATCGATTCACCCGGCACTGCCTGAGTCGATCTCAAAAACTCTTAACTACACGCGAAATGCGATAGTGTATTCGACGACCATAAATGGACAGCCATTCATCAACCACTTTCCATGA
- a CDS encoding complex I subunit 4 family protein, which produces MNDFASLVQFSIAVPIVAAFLTLFVKSWGRPAVQIVSVTGFALPLIFALFLWGLYDPSTPGGYAFVSNLDTGLEMIGVSLHLGLNGVSLPLFVMASVVGLAAGLFAAQSKAENLSRYLFCLLIMQGGLMGVFASIDIFFFYFFHELALIPTFIMVGIWGGRDRNYAAMKMTIYLTLGAMLSLVGLIAIYVKSGAESFDLITLKAHLAEMPLADSVQNYAFGLLLFGFGILVSLWPLHTWAPLGYGAAPSSAAMLHAGVLKKFGLYGLVQVAIPLLPDGMGHWENWIVWLALGNILVVGLIAMAQRDLKQMIGYSSVMHMGYAFLGIAAMSVLGVGGVVLMMVAHGLTVALLFMLSTMVHHRTQTFEMNEMGGLAKKAPVLAAFFVCAMMASIGLPGPGLANFWGEISIFLAVYDFRNWLVYAVVAGIVISAIYGLRAIASVFYGEETDEFIESQKEVSVEDMSWAERVPALILIVVMFFIGFFPKTVTESINDALESEPVYAQVEE; this is translated from the coding sequence ATGAATGATTTTGCTTCACTAGTTCAGTTTTCGATAGCGGTTCCCATCGTAGCGGCCTTCCTGACTCTTTTCGTCAAAAGCTGGGGTCGCCCGGCTGTCCAAATAGTTAGTGTCACGGGATTCGCGTTGCCGCTTATTTTCGCACTTTTCCTTTGGGGGCTCTACGATCCAAGCACTCCCGGGGGATATGCCTTCGTCAGTAATTTGGATACGGGGCTCGAGATGATTGGGGTGAGTTTGCACCTAGGATTGAATGGTGTGAGCCTGCCACTGTTTGTTATGGCTTCGGTCGTCGGATTGGCGGCAGGTCTGTTTGCAGCCCAGTCCAAAGCGGAGAATTTGTCTCGTTACCTATTCTGTCTCCTCATAATGCAAGGGGGCTTGATGGGTGTTTTCGCTTCGATTGATATATTCTTTTTCTACTTTTTCCACGAGCTCGCTCTGATACCTACCTTTATCATGGTGGGGATCTGGGGCGGCCGCGACCGCAATTATGCGGCGATGAAGATGACAATTTACCTGACGTTGGGAGCAATGCTCTCTTTAGTCGGGTTGATCGCTATCTATGTTAAGAGTGGTGCGGAGTCATTCGATTTAATCACGTTGAAGGCCCACTTGGCTGAAATGCCGTTAGCGGATTCCGTTCAGAACTATGCTTTTGGCCTCTTGCTATTCGGTTTTGGGATTCTAGTTTCACTGTGGCCCTTGCATACTTGGGCGCCGTTGGGCTATGGGGCGGCACCGAGCTCGGCGGCAATGCTACACGCGGGCGTCCTCAAGAAATTCGGGTTATATGGTCTTGTTCAGGTGGCGATACCTTTGCTGCCAGATGGAATGGGACACTGGGAGAACTGGATCGTCTGGCTCGCATTGGGCAACATTTTAGTAGTGGGACTGATTGCGATGGCTCAGCGCGACCTGAAGCAGATGATTGGATACAGTTCAGTCATGCACATGGGGTATGCGTTTCTTGGAATCGCTGCTATGAGTGTTCTTGGTGTGGGTGGTGTGGTTCTAATGATGGTCGCTCACGGACTCACAGTTGCTCTTCTGTTTATGCTTTCCACGATGGTGCATCATCGCACTCAGACGTTTGAGATGAATGAAATGGGGGGACTGGCTAAAAAAGCCCCAGTGCTAGCCGCATTTTTCGTTTGCGCGATGATGGCGAGCATCGGATTGCCGGGACCGGGACTAGCGAACTTTTGGGGCGAGATATCCATTTTCCTAGCGGTATACGATTTTAGAAACTGGCTCGTCTATGCGGTTGTTGCAGGTATCGTCATTTCAGCGATTTACGGGCTGAGAGCAATTGCCAGCGTCTTTTATGGAGAAGAGACCGATGAGTTCATAGAGTCGCAGAAGGAGGTTTCCGTTGAAGACATGAGCTGGGCCGAGAGAGTACCCGCCCTTATCCTGATTGTTGTTATGTTCTTCATTGGATTTTTCCCGAAGACCGTAACAGAGTCGATTAATGACGCCCTTGAGAGTGAACCAGTCTACGCCCAAGTTGAAGAATAG
- a CDS encoding ComEC/Rec2 family competence protein: protein MNPARLPLLWFLIPLIAGIVVGRIFPTKLSLLFYTISLAFCFGSYFLRKTAWPLLISISLFLAGSGYVADVTQNNTIHSDLPVREAKVTFKIDRLFQSAFNQLSGLGEIVTTDTHLPELEGAKVYFSLNIPDELNLKSDPRIGSHIQAIGIFAPLESNVSQNGFQSYLKNSGISGIFNRGRLLSISKTPSSWRNWLNNLLSSANSTLTHQIEAASPAARSYRAMLLGLKSELSEKQKTIFLQSGALHLFAISGLHIGVIAACGHALFLFFRIPRSWIPLPNLLLITVFVFMTGGAPSALRALLMIACFYLCQFSNRQSASINALVLSATICLIMNPLQLFQAGFQMSYITVASILLFGVPIGKHLCDRWKPFEGIPKDLWSLRQKATNAIGRFTISSFAISLAAFLSSSALSIIYFNTLSTIGILLNLTLLPLASLAIISGFLSLAFSIIGMSPIVSLFNHAAILILSLMHGILQGFSQMIGTHLTFESPPLLPLFSLLSILLIGLLFGYSRLWKFKLRWLLLFPLAYTGACIFTASVA, encoded by the coding sequence ATGAATCCAGCTCGCTTACCCCTACTTTGGTTTCTGATTCCACTGATTGCTGGAATCGTAGTGGGACGTATTTTTCCAACTAAACTCTCCCTTCTCTTTTACACGATTAGCTTAGCGTTCTGTTTTGGATCTTACTTTCTACGCAAAACCGCATGGCCGCTACTTATCTCGATCAGCCTTTTTCTAGCAGGAAGCGGATACGTAGCAGACGTTACCCAAAATAACACAATCCATTCCGACCTTCCCGTTCGAGAAGCAAAAGTAACCTTCAAGATAGATCGACTCTTCCAATCTGCCTTCAACCAATTAAGCGGCTTGGGCGAAATAGTAACCACCGATACGCACCTTCCTGAACTTGAGGGAGCCAAGGTCTATTTCTCTCTTAATATTCCCGATGAACTAAACCTGAAATCAGATCCTAGGATTGGCTCACATATTCAAGCTATCGGCATTTTCGCCCCTTTAGAGTCAAATGTTTCACAAAACGGATTTCAATCGTACCTGAAAAATTCAGGAATCTCGGGCATCTTTAACCGGGGGAGGCTTCTTTCGATCTCAAAAACACCGAGCTCTTGGAGGAACTGGTTGAACAATCTTCTCTCCTCCGCCAATTCCACCCTAACCCATCAGATTGAAGCAGCTTCACCTGCCGCCCGATCTTATCGGGCCATGCTTCTCGGGCTAAAAAGCGAACTTAGCGAAAAACAGAAGACCATCTTTCTTCAAAGCGGCGCTCTGCATCTATTCGCAATAAGCGGACTTCACATCGGAGTTATCGCAGCATGCGGTCATGCTCTCTTTCTTTTCTTTAGAATACCCAGATCTTGGATTCCACTACCTAATTTGCTCCTAATCACGGTTTTCGTTTTTATGACAGGTGGGGCTCCCTCTGCTTTGAGAGCGTTGCTCATGATTGCCTGCTTTTATTTATGCCAATTCAGCAATCGGCAATCGGCTTCAATCAATGCTCTCGTCCTATCAGCCACAATTTGCCTTATAATGAATCCTCTCCAGCTCTTCCAGGCGGGATTTCAGATGTCGTACATAACCGTCGCCTCCATTCTGTTGTTTGGCGTGCCTATCGGGAAACACCTTTGCGATCGCTGGAAACCGTTTGAGGGAATCCCAAAAGATCTTTGGTCTTTGCGGCAAAAGGCAACCAACGCAATCGGGCGATTTACGATAAGCAGTTTTGCCATTAGCCTAGCAGCTTTTTTGTCATCAAGTGCATTAAGTATAATATATTTCAATACACTTTCTACTATTGGAATCCTTTTAAATCTCACACTCCTTCCGCTCGCCTCCTTAGCAATAATATCCGGATTTCTTTCTCTCGCATTTTCTATAATTGGAATGAGTCCCATTGTCAGTTTGTTCAACCATGCTGCCATACTCATTCTCTCTCTTATGCATGGCATCCTACAAGGATTCAGTCAAATGATCGGAACCCACCTCACGTTCGAAAGTCCACCCCTACTTCCCCTTTTTAGCCTTCTCTCTATTCTGCTGATCGGTCTGCTCTTTGGCTACAGTCGGCTCTGGAAGTTCAAATTGAGGTGGCTACTGCTGTTCCCATTAGCCTACACAGGAGCCTGTATCTTTACCGCATCCGTCGCCTAG